The genomic segment ATTAAAGTAATATATATTTATAATACTAAAAATGGATATTTGGATAAAAACTTAAAATATAAAATAAAAATTAAACTTTTTTACTAAAAATTATATTATAATTTCAAAATATTTTTTTATACAAAGGATATAAAATGGCTACTAGAAAAGAGCATGATTTTATAGGAGAACTTGAAATAGACGACAGTGTCTATTATGGCGTGCAAACATTTAGAGCACTTGAAAATTTTGTAATTAGTGGAAAAACACTAAAAGAATATCCATTTTTCGTTAAAGCTTTTGCTCAAATAAAAAAAGCAGCTGCTTTATCAAACAAAGAAGTTGGAGTATTAGAAGCAGACAAAGCTGATTTTTTAGCGAAAGCTTGCGATAAGATAATAAATGGAGAGTTTGCAGATCAATTTGTAGTAGATATGATTCAAGGTGGTGCTGGAACATCAACAAATATGAACTTAAATGAAGTTATTACGAATGTCGCACTTGAACTTATGGGACATAAAAAAGGCGAATACCAATATCTACATCCAAACGACCATACCAATTTAGGTCAAAGCACAAATGACACATATCCTAGTTCTATAAAAGTTGCAGTTTATTCCAAAATGACTGATTTGTTAGATGCTATGAATTTATTAAAAGATGAGCTTGAAAAGAAAGCAAAAGAGTTTAAAGATATAATAAAAATGGGAAGAACTGAGCTAGAAGATGCAGTTCCTACAACTCTTGGAAATACATTTAATGCATTTGCAACTTATATAAAAAGCGATATAGAAAAAATTACAGCAGCAAGAGAATCAATGAGATATCTAAATATGGGTGCTACTGCTATAGGAACTGGTATAAATTGCCATCCTGATTACAAAAATGTAATAGAAAAAAAATTAAGTGAGATAGTTGGTGTTGAGTTTAAAAAAGCTAATGATTTTATAGCTGCTACACAAGATACTGCTGATTTTGTTCATGTAAGTGGGGCTTTAAAAACAGCTGCTGTTAGACTAAGCAAAATAGCAAACGATTTGCGCTTAATGAACTCTGGACCAAGATGTGGATTAGGAGAGATAAATTTACCACAAATGCAACCGGGAAGTTCTATAATGCCTGGAAAGGTAAATCCTGTAATATGTGAAGTTGTAGGAGAAGCTTGCTACGAAGTAATAGGCAACGATACAACAATTATGCTTTGTTCTGAAAGAGGAGAATTTGAATTAAATGCTTTTGAACCAGGCATAGCATACGCCTTATTTAATTCACTAATTATATTAGAAAATGCTATGAAAACTATGGCAACAAAAGCTATAAAACATTTAACTGCAAATCCAGAAGCTTGCTTAAAATCAGTGCTTGGTTCTGTAGGTATAGTAACAGCATTTAATCCACATATAGGATATGAAAAGTCAGCAAGTATTGCAAAAGAAGCTTTACAAACTGGAAAACCAGTTGGAGAAATATGCCTAGAAAGAGGGTATTTAACAAAAGAGGAGATAGATAAGATTTTAGAGCCAAAAAATATGCTAAATCCTAGCATGACAAGATAGTTTTAGCAATTAATCTAAGTGTAACAATAAATTTGCTATTATTTTTACATTTTTAAAGCAATATTTTAAATAAATTTAAGGAAGGAGATATTACATGGATATAATGTTAATTTTACAAATCATAGTCCTTTTTGGTGGTATCTATTTAGGTGTTAAATTAGGTGGTATGGGCATAGGCTATGCTGGAGGTCTTGGTGTTATTGTATTAACAATTGGTCTTGGGATGAAGCCAGCTAGTCTACCTTGGGATGTTATTTTAATCATTGCATCAGTAATATCTGCAATAACAGCTATGCAAGTCGCGGGTGGACTTGACTATATGGTTCAAATAGCAGAAAAGTTTTTAAGAAAAAATCCGAAATACATAAACTATCTAGCACCAATAGTAACATACTTATTAACAGTATTTGCAGGAACTGGACATACTGCATTTTCAATACTGCCAGTTATTACAGAAGTTGCGAAAGGACAAAATATAAAACCATCCGCTCCACTTGCATTATCAGTTGTATCATCTCAAGTAGCAATTACAGCAAGTCCTATAAGCGCTGCTTTTGTTGCTATGACTGGTGTTTGCGAACCACTAGGAGTTAGCTACCCAATATTGTTATTAATTTGTATTTCTACAACATTTGGGGCTTGCTTAATCACGTCTTTTATAGTAAATAAATTTTATGACTTAGATCTTTCAAAAGACCCTATATATCAAGAAAGATTAAAAAAAGGTCTTATAAAAGAGCTAAAAGGACAAGAACATAAAGAACTTCTTCCTTATGCAAAAAGATCAGTTGCAATATTTGGTATAGGTGTTTTAGCTGTTGTTATATATGCACTAGCCATATCAAATAGTATTAAGCTAATAGATCCTGTAATACTTGGTAGAGATGGCGCAATAATGAGCTTTATGCTAACAATAGGTGCATTTATAGTAATACTTTGTAAAGTTGATACAAGCAAACTTTTATCAACTAGCACATTTCAAAGCGGTATGAATGCGTGTATATGTGTTCTTGGTATAGCTTGGCTTGGAAGCACATTTGTTGCTGGACACATAGATTCAATAAAAGAAATAGCATCTGAGGTAGTAACAAAATATCCTTATATATTAGCAATTGCTCTTTATTTTGTAAGTTGTCTTCTTTATTCACAAGCAGCAACAACAAAGATAATGATGCCAGCTGTTGCACTTGCAATGGGAATGACTACTCCTGAAAACTCCGGACAAATTTGGATTTTAGTAGCGTCATTTGCTGCTGTTTCTGGTCTATTTGTTCTTCCTACATATCCAACAACACTTGGAGCCATTGCAATGGACGACACAGGAACAACAAAAGTTGGTAAATTTATAATAAACCACTCATTTTTTATTCCTGGCACTATAATGGTAACTATATCTGTTATGCTTGGATTTATTATTGCGCCAATTTTAATCTAACCCAAATTATCAAGCTGAGATAAAATTCTCGGCTTGATAAATTAAAAAAATAATCTTTTTTGCCGATATATATATATAAATTAAGCAATAAAGGATTATATATGCAAATTAACTCGTCTTTTTCAAACATTAATCAGCAAAATATAAATAAAACCAAGCAAAATGAAAATAAATTTGAAAATTTAGATACAACAATGAATGCAAAACAAATTTCAAATTCATATTTTTTACAATACTCTCAACAAATAGAGCAAACAAGTTCATCAAACATAAATGCACAATCATCTATTTTTGGTATATCAAATATAAATATACCAGATAATTTAGCTGAAATTTTAAAAGATATGGATCTAGATAAAATTGGCTATAACGGCAAAAATATAACAGAATTATCAAAAGAAGAAGCAGATGAACTTGTAGGCGAAAATGGTTTTTTTGGAATATCACAAACATCAGAAAGAATAACAAATTTTATAATAAATGGTGCTGGCGATGATGTAGAAAAATTAAGAGCTGGAAAAGAAGGAATGTTAAGGGGTTTTAAAGAAGCTGAAAAATTATGGGGTTCAAAACTTCCTGAAATTTCACAAAAAACAATTGAAAAATCAATACAAGAGATTGATAAAAAACTAGCTGTGCTTGGTGCCGATGTCTTAAATGTGTCAGCTTAATAAATTTTGTCCTAAATTTATTAGGACAAAATTTATTATTTTATCTTTGGTGAAAAAATTAGACTTATAAAAGAATTAACGCCATCAGATGTTATTTTTTGTATTATTTTTTCTATTTTTGGTGTCTCTTGCCAAATTGGCATATCAACATTTGATATATTTTCAAGCTCTTTTTTAGCATCAAAATAGCCACCAAGCTCATCTATAAGGCCAAATTTTATAGCATCACCTGCTAAAAATACCCTTGCATTAGCCCATTCATTTATATTTTCTAATTTCAACTTTCTAGCCAAAGAAACATCGGTAGTAAAAAGCTCATATGATTTATCAACCAACTCTTGAATACTTTGTCTTTCAACATCATTCCACTCTCTAGTAAATGTTCCAGCCTCTTTAAACTCACCAGCCTTCACAACCTGCTCTTTTATGCCTATTTTACTAGCAAGTTCTGATATATTTGGAGCTTGCATTATAACACCTATCGAGCCTATAAAAGAGCCTGGATTGGCTATTATTTTATCAGCATTAACACCAGCATAATAACTACCACTTGTCATGCTTCCAGCCGCATAAGAGACAACTTTCTTTTCAAGTTTTAGTTTTTTAACCTCCATAGCTATCTCAACACTAGGGCTTAAAGAACCACCCGGGCTATCTATATAAAGCAAAACACCTCTTATGTTTTTATCATTTCTTATATCTTCAAGCTTTTTAATGACCTCATCAGCATTAAAAATAGCACCTCTTATATCAACTTGTGCCAAATTTGGACTTTTTACATCAGCTTCTGGCGAAAAAACCAAAAACAAGATTAATAAAAAAATCAAAGCCTTAAAATAGTTATTTATAAACCTAAAAATAGCAATTATTGATAAAAAAATATTTTTTAAAAATTGCATTCATCTCCTCCTATATAAAGTTTTTTTACATTTTTTGTATGCAAAAGCATCTGTGTTAAAAGTGAGCTTTTATCGCATTGTGGTGCTGTTAAAACCATAATATCAGAATTATACCCTTTTTTAAGCACTCCATTATTTAAAACTAAAGCATTAGCACCTCCAATAGTAGCAGCTTTAAATAACTTCTTGCAAAGCTCATTTAAACTAAAATCACAATGGGTAAAAATAGCTGCCCTAATCTCATCAAACATATTTAAACTCAAATTAGAACTAAGACCATCTGTTCCTATATTTAAAGATATATCAGACTCAAATACACCTTTTAAATCAAGCCTCTTATCTCCAAGAAGTCTATTTGAACGAGGACAATGCGTTATACTATGATTCTTATCAAAATCTTTTAAATTTGAAGCATAAACACAATGTGTAAAAAGAGTCTTTAATCCTTTGAAATTTGCAAAAAATTCATCAGGATTATACATAGGCTTTGGATTATCAACAAATTTTTTGAGATGATTTTCAAAATTTCCCTTACCCTCTTCAAGCCACTGTTTTTCGTATTTGCTCTCTAAAAAATGAGTAGATAAAACTAGCTTTTCTTTTTTTGCAAACTCTAATGATTTTTGTAAAAGCTTAGGATGAACTGAATAAGGCGAATGTATAGCCATTGCCGGTATAAATCTCTCGCTTTTATACTTTACGCTTTCGTTAAAACGCTTTAAAAATAAATCAAAACTTTGTTCACAATAAAGCTCATTTGAACCCAAAATTTCATTAAACATAACTACATTTAAAGGTGAGTTTGCCAAAGACTTAATATCGTTACCAAAACTTGATATCGCACCAACACTTGCTATTC from the Campylobacter pinnipediorum subsp. pinnipediorum genome contains:
- a CDS encoding aspartate ammonia-lyase; translation: MATRKEHDFIGELEIDDSVYYGVQTFRALENFVISGKTLKEYPFFVKAFAQIKKAAALSNKEVGVLEADKADFLAKACDKIINGEFADQFVVDMIQGGAGTSTNMNLNEVITNVALELMGHKKGEYQYLHPNDHTNLGQSTNDTYPSSIKVAVYSKMTDLLDAMNLLKDELEKKAKEFKDIIKMGRTELEDAVPTTLGNTFNAFATYIKSDIEKITAARESMRYLNMGATAIGTGINCHPDYKNVIEKKLSEIVGVEFKKANDFIAATQDTADFVHVSGALKTAAVRLSKIANDLRLMNSGPRCGLGEINLPQMQPGSSIMPGKVNPVICEVVGEACYEVIGNDTTIMLCSERGEFELNAFEPGIAYALFNSLIILENAMKTMATKAIKHLTANPEACLKSVLGSVGIVTAFNPHIGYEKSASIAKEALQTGKPVGEICLERGYLTKEEIDKILEPKNMLNPSMTR
- a CDS encoding anaerobic C4-dicarboxylate transporter, with the translated sequence MDIMLILQIIVLFGGIYLGVKLGGMGIGYAGGLGVIVLTIGLGMKPASLPWDVILIIASVISAITAMQVAGGLDYMVQIAEKFLRKNPKYINYLAPIVTYLLTVFAGTGHTAFSILPVITEVAKGQNIKPSAPLALSVVSSQVAITASPISAAFVAMTGVCEPLGVSYPILLLICISTTFGACLITSFIVNKFYDLDLSKDPIYQERLKKGLIKELKGQEHKELLPYAKRSVAIFGIGVLAVVIYALAISNSIKLIDPVILGRDGAIMSFMLTIGAFIVILCKVDTSKLLSTSTFQSGMNACICVLGIAWLGSTFVAGHIDSIKEIASEVVTKYPYILAIALYFVSCLLYSQAATTKIMMPAVALAMGMTTPENSGQIWILVASFAAVSGLFVLPTYPTTLGAIAMDDTGTTKVGKFIINHSFFIPGTIMVTISVMLGFIIAPILI
- a CDS encoding hydrogenase-4 component G: MQINSSFSNINQQNINKTKQNENKFENLDTTMNAKQISNSYFLQYSQQIEQTSSSNINAQSSIFGISNINIPDNLAEILKDMDLDKIGYNGKNITELSKEEADELVGENGFFGISQTSERITNFIINGAGDDVEKLRAGKEGMLRGFKEAEKLWGSKLPEISQKTIEKSIQEIDKKLAVLGADVLNVSA
- the sppA gene encoding signal peptide peptidase SppA, coding for MQFLKNIFLSIIAIFRFINNYFKALIFLLILFLVFSPEADVKSPNLAQVDIRGAIFNADEVIKKLEDIRNDKNIRGVLLYIDSPGGSLSPSVEIAMEVKKLKLEKKVVSYAAGSMTSGSYYAGVNADKIIANPGSFIGSIGVIMQAPNISELASKIGIKEQVVKAGEFKEAGTFTREWNDVERQSIQELVDKSYELFTTDVSLARKLKLENINEWANARVFLAGDAIKFGLIDELGGYFDAKKELENISNVDMPIWQETPKIEKIIQKITSDGVNSFISLIFSPKIK
- the mqnF gene encoding aminofutalosine deaminase family hydrolase, whose product is MKILKAKYLIDENLNFLKDHAIVFQKHIIDMGDADTIIKKYNNAEVIDMKNSIIAPAFVNTHVHLEFSANKSSLVYGDFIVWLGSIVKNSAFLVKKGTPKVIEKAIKSMLKSGIASVGAISSFGNDIKSLANSPLNVVMFNEILGSNELYCEQSFDLFLKRFNESVKYKSERFIPAMAIHSPYSVHPKLLQKSLEFAKKEKLVLSTHFLESKYEKQWLEEGKGNFENHLKKFVDNPKPMYNPDEFFANFKGLKTLFTHCVYASNLKDFDKNHSITHCPRSNRLLGDKRLDLKGVFESDISLNIGTDGLSSNLSLNMFDEIRAAIFTHCDFSLNELCKKLFKAATIGGANALVLNNGVLKKGYNSDIMVLTAPQCDKSSLLTQMLLHTKNVKKLYIGGDECNF